The genomic interval ATCGTGGATCGAGGGagtaaataaaattagtatttaaaagatgaatatatctaatataaatttattttaaaatttaaattaaatacactaaattttcaaatattattgttGTCTATATTTAAATACGGAGTAAGTATTAAcgagtttttaaaaatatcaactcgcctttgtttttttatccatattaagaaaattaagaaataaatttaatatattataaataggtGTTTCAATATTCATTTTACATCTTCTAAAGTTAAATAATTGTCCAAAAATATCTTCTaaattaatgaatattattaataaacgatatatttaaaaaactacCTAATAACttcgaaaaaaaaattatatttagagataaacttttcttttaaataatacttATAATTAGAGACACGGAGACTTTTATTTACTGTACTACCCCTAGTCTCAGTAATTTTCTAAAGTTTTattgtgaaaatatttaattgcatAAAGATTTTAAGACTTAAGAATGGGTAAGCGCGAAAAATATTTCATGTCATGTGAATAGGTGTGGAAAGCACTTTTAAGCTTAAGATACTAAATTAAATGAACCCCATCATTGTTACAAAATACAGTATAACCCATTGATTGATGTatgtaatatttgttttaatatattccTCAATATAAACTATAATAGAACTGAATCACACTTCATATATTAACTTaatagtttatttaaagattaactaaattatttatttgaagaagTGAATATCAAACATAACAGGTGGGGTGGATactagggatgagaataggttaGATCGTCCGACAGAAGTCTATGACCTGACCTACTTATGACATGatctggtctgacctatttaataaaaaggttagactcatgctatttttaaaacctatttatttaaatagatcagGCTCATGCTATTAGGTTAAAATAGCATAAGTAGGttatgttaataatattattttctattttaaattatatcaattagacaatcaatTATTATgttagtcattccatattcgatagtcattcaattagtcaataacgcagtagtcatttcatatttgtttgagaggtaataatgagtgcgtttgtttcaacaacaaaaaatctattatttgaaatcaagaattatgttttagggtttaaaggatgtttgttttagattttttttaaaattattttgttagaaaaattattttttgtttaatatatatagatatgcacattgatattggtatgtggagaacaTGTGATATGAGtatagtatttaaatattttaatattaataaggcttttaaataggcttccagccCAGGTCAACTTTTTAATAAGGTCAGACCAGGCCGGAAAAAAAGTTTATGATAGCCCGTAGGTCAGACTTAAGCCTGAAAAATTAATTGTAGGCTAGGCTCTGGtctttcaaagtctggtctggCCGGGCCTATTTCCACCCCTAATGGACACGAACGAATGGTAGATTTGGTATGGGGATAGTAAAGACTATTTCTTTTAataagttgatatatttttatattaacaaaattattagattgatttaatctaattttaacttttttaatctCTACGATAACTATAAAtagaatatattattaataaaaattgtaaaaataagagttaaaataaattttattttttcttttaaatttaactcaTCGTAAAACTATGGCTAGTTTCGTCATCATAATTGAGAATTGGTTAGGTCAAACTAGATTTAGCAAGACTTGATTTTGATCAATCAAAAAGTTTATGATCTAATTCTAACCTGTTGCTTAaccatatattttgttttagagATAAGtatgatttttatgaaagtCTAATATGTTTTGGTAATctacttaaaaatttattttatattaacatatttaaatatgtaatgtAATATATCTTGAAATAGACTAACAAACTAacatatcaataaaattaagtatatttttgagttttaaagtgatattttaaagaaattgattttacAAGACATTATACTTTAATTCTATttatagtaatatatttatatttgtaaaaagtCAATAGACACTTGTATAATTAAATTAGTAAAAGGTTAATAGACTTataatatttaagataaaattcataatttgttatatatagACCGATCTGATGAACTTAAAAGATTTTTGTGtgattcatattttcatctctttagctaaataaatttataaaaaacttTAGTCTCGTCTATCTAAAAAAAGTTGAGGAGTTTGAACTTAAAGTTAAACATGACATAtgataatacaaatttaaactttttttattagacAATACTTTAACATTACAAATCTTAATTCGACCTAACTTCATTTATTTGGAGAGAATAGGAGAGGTGGTCAATATTTCAATCGGTCTATCTACTGCTCTTTCTActttattagtaaaaaatagtttaatgaatgtcattaattatataaaataaaataaagttaagtATGCTATAGGATTTTCTAATTAGTCGTAAAAATTAGTACGCGAAAGAATTTCTTATGAAATGTATATAAccataaaaaacaattaataggAGACTGAGGCAGTAAGTATATAAGTTTACATTTATATTAAAAcgttttgttaaattaattataagcaCATCCAACTTctttagtaataataaaataaaataaaagcataCCTAACTTctgtcaacaaaaaaaattatatgcatACCTAACTGAATTAATTAGAGAGATATAAAGTAGTTTACTCTGTTAAACTTAGAGTGGACTTTTAAGAATGAACGAATTTGGCCTACCCTGACCTACAAAAGTACACATTTTGTGTATTAGAACCGACTCAATGTTGGGTTTTTTAGAACAGAACCATATGCACtaattaattactattttttttttacgatGATAGCTCAAGTATTAGTTATGAAATATAATTTGGAAAATATAATTTGACTATTCTCGCTATATATTGGCGATGACCCTACCATAACCTAAGGGGGCAATGACCATTACCACTATCTAAAACATGTTGACTGTCTTTGGAAGTTACagatttaattaatgaaattaaatattataagaaaaataatcacGGTAATTTGTAATGGCAATCATAagattttttcttcaattaattagAGGTATTCTATTCTGTATGAAGCTGATATTTTGATTCAATTGTAACGTCGAGATTTCAAGGCTCAAGTGTTCAAACAAGTTCACGGCTTTGCATGTGTTAGTGGGGCCCGTTTTGATCCGAAAATCCACTGATTTTGACTCAGTCAGGGAATGATGGGTGTATGTGTAACAAATCAAGTGtggacatatatatatttttatttttatttttgaaaaggtTTCACAAATTATGTGAACcgcacaaattctcaatatataattttattgtttggaGGTACGACGAAGAAAGAATAGTCGATCATATTTTGCATAAGCCCCATAAACTACACTATTTCAAAAATGTTAGGactatatattgttatttttgtcATAAACCTTACAAAATGAAGTATCACCTCAATCAAGGACATGATATTCTAttcaaataaaatgatataCTATGTTATAGTATAACAACAATGGCAGTGATGGCAGTGACAATAGTGGAGAGTATTGGACAATGTCGGTGGTGGTGGAGGCAAAGAACACAGTGGTGATGGGTGACTAATATATATCACCAGCAATGCATGGCTGATACCTGATAGTACAACAAATACATGGTGCACTATGATTCACCTTCAAAAGTGATCTCATACAACATATGTGTGTAACGGctcttttttcaaatattttgaaaaagtgGATTTGTAATGGTACAAAGTTGACAATCAAACTTGTTGTTGACATTTATCAGTGCAACAAGTACAGGGAAAAGTTAGGAAACTAACTTCACATAACTTTGTTTGGATTAGACCACACCGAAGAGagagattttatttttgtgaagaaaatacTGGATGAAACCAAATGGAGAGAAAAAGAGCGCGAAATTAGAAAGGTAAAGGGATTAGGGATGTGCTTGACTCCTTGAAAATGTGAATGTTGGGTCACTTGGGTGGATTCTCTTTCtaacatgaaaaataaaataaaaatgagaaaagaaaaaagcaacaaaagtttattattatattctaaaGTTAGGCAACATTGTACAATCACGAGATGTTTCCATTCTGCTCATCTTTcgttttataattataatttggtctcttcctatatttttttatatgaacatTTCTCTATATGAGAGACCATTTATTCACCATAGCTCTTCGCTCATTTTACTTTATACTTGCTCAATTATATGTGCTCAAATGGAATATGTATATTCTTATTGTGATTTCTTATTCTTATATCTTACCAAGTTGATTAATAACAACTCCATTCACCATAGGGTGGTAGCAGATTAGCAGTGAACATTGAAGAATTCATCTGAGGagaaactaaaatatttatatatacattacAAGGTCTCTAAAATCCCACTTCCCAGGTCAGCAATACATTGAATCAAACTTTGAAAAGAAAGCCTTGAAGACTTCCCTAATGATCCAGTTTCAAGGTCACATATATCTACATAATAACTGGTCACGGAAGAGTAAGTACCTCTATAAACCTCAAACTATTAACCTACTACTATACCAGAAAAGATAGAAATCCCCGATTAATATGTTACATAGTACGAAGGGAAGTGAAAACTAGATACATTATCTTTGTTAGCATAGACAGCAATATAACTTAATGTGTTTCATCATTTCTCGCGTCATTCCAATCTCATTTGCACATAGTCGTCTTGAGCCTCTTTGCAGCTTTGACAAAACCCACAATTACCTGCAACTCGTCCAATTGCTTCACAAGAAAGAAACACAATTTCAGGCCATAACTATGATGATAACAGCCAAATATACTTGATCAAGTTCTACATCAAACTTTTCAAAGCTCTTAGGGAAGACATTCTCTATAGTTCTATATTTAGTAATTCCAGAATTCTGTCTTCTGTATTGAGGATCATCGAAATAAGCCAAAATACTATTTCTATGAAAAATACCATTGGGCGACCACACCACTATTCATGCATATTTTAGTGAAAAAGTTAGAAACACATGGCATGCAGCTCAAAACGACAAACCTCATTTACAAACAGTAGAATCTTTTAAAAGAACATGTTTAGTATAATCACAGTACTGATTAGATAAATGATCAATAAATTATGACatattcagaagaaaaaaacattaatGAGATTAGTTTAATGTTATTCTAATGAGCACATGCTAATTAAGAGTGCTCTATTTCAATGTATAACTATGGTTAACACAAACAAATAAGCAATCACCAATTTTAAGGTACCTGGGACATGAAATGCCTCTGAACAACATCTACTAGCTGCTCTTTTGATGGATTAGGGACAACATCCACCTGcatatccattttaaaagtAAGTacaacaaacacactcattgcATGTTTGGTTTCAATTTTGGAGGGACTAATATCAGTTCTGGAAtcgtaaaattgatttttggtatatttggatattgctaactagaattgaTTATGTCTTCAGAATCGATTCTAAGTATAAGATTTGTAAGTTTTGAGTTCAAATGTGATttttacactaaaatatatCGCCGaacttaattttaactaaacatATCATACATAAATCACTTTACATTCaacttatttttaactaaaatcaattttataaaatcagttcactcaaaatcaattttagccATCGTAAAACTAAACACAAGTTCGGTATGATATCATAAACAAATGATTAGTTATAGGAACTTACAAGATTAAAATGTCGCCAATATCTCCACAATGCAGCCATTTCAAGTTTGCTCAAGTCAACCTTCTgcagaaaaaaatacaaaaataataatgttaaaaattaaaatatcaaggAATATAAAATCTAATCCGTCAGTGGGTggagaaataaaattatgaaaaagaaGTAAAGCTGATATACCGTGGACCCATGAGGCATAGAAACGGACCCCTTAGACTGTGAATCACCAGAGAAGGACCTACTCATGGTCTTGTGACATGATCCCAATGATCTATGCATTCTGTGCCTCGATTTGTGGGATTTGTGTGTGTCGTCCGATGCTGAGAAATCAAACATAGgacacaaaattgtttatataaaaaactGAAATAGTGGTAgggtcaataaaaattaaagaagcaAGACACAAACTTTTTTAATAGAGtgaaaaaaagcaaaaaaatgaGACACCCATAAAGGATCCAATGTTACCAACCTCTATCACTTTGCAAACCCATGGACATGGAAGAAGCCAAAACAACAattaataaactaataaaatatcaCAGCATTCCAATATATGTCTACCTTCCATACAGGAAATTAGGAATTACATAAACACAAATCACATTCTATGATAACACTAAATGATAAACTTATTTGTTAGTAATTATTGAGATGGTCTTAAACACAATATCAGACACCAGTACCGGTCAGcataaagaaaaatggaagctttgcaaaaaaaagaaacagtttgaaattatgaattgTAAACTCACCCAAATCTGATCCATTCCATTGCACATTATCAAATTCAAGGTCATCGTCTTCTTCGTTACCAGTGGGTGCTTCAATCACACTAAGAGCATTCCTCTGTAGCTTCACTTCAATACCATTCGTAAGAACCtgcattttttatacaaataacactttaaaataattatctagATTGCAACAAATGCAAcctaatttcaaatattttaagttacTGACCCATATTCATAATTCAAAACACTAAAAAGGGAGCCTTCAAACAAGCTTGATTTCAATGGCAATTATTATTGTGTAAAATGAATAAGCTATTAGTACAATATATTATACACAGACGAGAATTGGAGAGATATGGACAATTGGGAGAGAAGGGAACAATAAGAAGTATAATTAGTTACTGTAATTGCTTTAAGTATTGTCAGAACATGCATGTAACTTTTCACCatgaataataaaaatgcattttttttttgttgcgaAAAATAAAATGCACATGATGAACATGCAACAATCCCAAATAAAATCCCCGTTAGATTGAGAATATCAACTACAAAAAACACGATTTATTCAAAATTGGAAAATAATGCTAAAGGGGACAATATACTCAATTAAGaacttaaacaaaaaattacgaACACCAAAGCAAAGTAAATATCAATCCCACCGAAAAAAGACCTAATACACAACTGATCTTAATAGAGCATTTCATGAAACACCAGATCCAGCGATAAATTAAAACATGCAATGAATACAAGCAAATTGTGATTCGAAATTGTAACTCAAAACCCACATAAATGTAAAATTcaattcaaacttcaaacaaAAAGAACCCCAACATTTCAGaatccaaattaaaatttacaagcttgaatttttaagataagaattaatacaatagggtttaaaacatatttaattaaaaccTCTCGACTTAGTtccaaaaatagaaagaaaaaaaaatcaatcgaAAGGGCTTCAAAGCAAttaaacgttttttttttttacaaaacttcAAAGCAATTAAACTTGagcataaaataaaatcaaaaatatattttaaaaaatacgaaATTGACCGACAAAAGAAAAtggtttgaactttgaatataTAAGAATGCAAAAATAATAAACCACATTAAGAATTAATAATCCAAAAgaaaaacgttaattgaaaaTTAAGAAAGAGTAATTTTCGAATTGGTGTTGAAATTTACCAGCCAATGCCATCCACCTAATCCAACGGCTTTCTTAACGACACCTTGAAGACCAACGAGTACCGATTTGGTACGGTTATTTCCGGTAACAACAACTTTGGTATGACGTGGCAGCACAGAAAGCTCTTCTTCACTACTATCACCACTCTGCAAATGAGAGAATCCACCATTCACTGAACTCTCCATTGCTTCAATAAGCATTTCCGAAAAAATCGAATATCAAAATTGCATTCTTAAGGAAGATCGTGCATTGCCGGTTACGAACGTGCGAATTTCAGGAGAAAAGGAGGTAGAAAAGAGGAGGAAATTGGGGGAATTTGTGAAGCGAGAAAAACACAGATTGTGAGAGGAAGTGAGGGAAAGTTTTTTGGTAGAGAGAGAAAATGAGTAGTGTGTGTGAGAGTGACTGGTATCGTTTATTGGTGTGTTGGTATGAATCCCGACGAGAGGTAATGAACCAATCAATGAGTGACACGTCATATGGGGAGGGTGGCCTCTTTAATCATGCGTtcggagagagagagagagagagaagtgATTCTGGGAACAATGCATTTTTGCTTCTTGGTGGTTTCGTGACAtaatagagagaaaaataaataaataaataaataaataagacgGGAAATTACGTAGTTTGAAACGGATTATATGCCCAAAGATATTAATGTGAAGATGATTCATGCAACGCCGATTGAATATTTTGCTGGGTTTGTTTTAGGGAGTTCCTTTACTTTGCGTTTTGATTACGCCTTCGTGTTATTTACTTTCAAGTGTCCTCTTATTATGCGCGTAGTTTCAATTTTAAATGTCTCAATAAATTTTGAtggatataatttattttaatatgtttggATGTTCTTTAATGGAATTGAAGTTATggtttattgttttttaatacaTAATTATATGTGTTCTAAACACAACTTTGGCCTCACGAGCATCCCTTTTAATGGACTTTATCTAATTCTGTCATGAGGTCGAAGTATTTGCTCTTGCGTGAAGCCGAACATATAATACATACTAGCATATATCAAGTTCGCTCCTGACTCGATCACAACCATCAAAAGGCCATCAGACGGTGATCAATGTCTTTGTTATCTTTCCTCTAAAGGGGAACTACTATATAAGAGAGTGCGTCTTAATATACAAGGTACACATTCATTTATCACCTTACAATTTTCTCAAATCTTATGAATTTATGCGTCAAAGTGCGCGCAGGTATCCTTGTCTAAAATTAGAGTCATCATCAACAACTGTACGCCGTCACTAAAAATTGTATATAAGAATCATAATCACATCACGactcaaatttagtttttaaaatacttttacatgtatatattaaatgaaaacAACTTTAcatttaattctattttaagtGTAATATattgacaaaattaattttcattcacTACATAACCGAACACATTTACTTGAACATAAAGCATTTCAAATGAGTTATTTTGCCTTGACTTGAAGGTTAGCAACATGTGCTCTATAATACAAGTTTAAGGTTTTGTTTtgtacaaattttaaaaaaaaaatcgttaaTAAAGACGTAAGCGACATtgaaataaacaattatatatgTTTATAGAAATTATTCAATACAATTAAGGAATATCAAATGCGGAAATTTAACTCTATAAATGGTGATGAACGACGATTGAAAGAGGTTCTTGATCCTTTTTGTCATTGATATGTTGGGAAGATATGTACGTGCACACATTCCGACGATCAAATAAGAATTTATCAGATAATGAGATATTGttttaagtaaaaatttatGTGTATACGAATTACCTAAACTGTCATTCTTATATAATAATTCTCTCTATGGTTTCTATAATGTTATTGTTATGATTGTCAGAAGGAGGATCCGATGTTACTAGATCGCCCTCTGATGCAAAACACATGTTCTTGTAATCACTAAATGGTAAATGTTATCTAATGGCTATAATTGTAGTTTGAGTGTCATTGTGTAATCATGGTTGAGGTTTAAGTGAATTACTCTAAACGATTGACCTTAGCTTCGAGAAAGTTATATGATGATgtcatttgatttaatttaatatatcaaaattactcATTTTCGTATTGAAtccaaactttattttaataagttCAATCAAAAacagaaataataaaaatattaaaaatttattttcaaaaatacaccATCATTAATTAAGATGAAtatactttttcaaaaataaaaacactataTTCTCACAACTAACTCGATGTTATAGTCCTATAGCAAGCCCTCGCCTTCTCTCGAGCTTTGGAGCTTGGACTTGCATGCATGTGTTTAGCTGGTCCTATTATGAATATGAGGTGTTTCACGATCGGCTAATCATTATGCATTATTTCTTCTGTATATAATTGAgcataagaaaatattttgtacatttatattataatattttcaatggACCCCGACTTACACAATTTTGCTGTGAATAGTTCAGAATGTTGAAACAATGACTGTAGtacataaaaaatacatcaGATAAGTTTTTGGAAAATATAGGTGAATAACaaatagaataa from Cicer arietinum cultivar CDC Frontier isolate Library 1 chromosome 5, Cicar.CDCFrontier_v2.0, whole genome shotgun sequence carries:
- the LOC101510485 gene encoding uncharacterized protein; translated protein: MLIEAMESSVNGGFSHLQSGDSSEEELSVLPRHTKVVVTGNNRTKSVLVGLQGVVKKAVGLGGWHWLVLTNGIEVKLQRNALSVIEAPTGNEEDDDLEFDNVQWNGSDLASDDTHKSHKSRHRMHRSLGSCHKTMSRSFSGDSQSKGSVSMPHGSTKVDLSKLEMAALWRYWRHFNLVDVVPNPSKEQLVDVVQRHFMSQQLDELQVIVGFVKAAKRLKTTMCK